The nucleotide sequence GCAGGCCATCGTCTTCAAACGGAACATCCACTTCACTCGTCAGTACGTACAGGGCGCGTGGTGGCATGGCTTTAGCAATGGCTGCCAACGCATCGCTGTGCTGACCCATATGGCGCTCATGCCAGATGCAGGTGGCTAGTGCATCGGTGTCACACACCAGCACCGTGCAGCCATGGCGTGCGGCCTGTTCTTCCAGGGCACATTGGGTGCGTGCAATGTGTTCAAAGTCGCTGCTGCGCCAGTCACTGTTCAAAGCGGTGGCTCGTGGGTTGGCGGCCTTGGCAAGTGCGAGCAGTTTGGCGCTGTACTCACGGCCGTACTCAGCGACCCAACGGGTCTGCGACCACACGCCGCCTTGTTGTCTCAGAGACTTGGCCAAGTCTTGGCTCAGGGTCGTGGTACCTGTGGACTCCGCACCCACCACCACAACCCGTAACGCCAGACCTGCTTGCACGGCAGGCGAAAGCATGTGCCACTGGCCTGGCACGTCGGCCCGCACGGCGGTGCCTGATACGGGGTAGAGGCTGCGACTCTGGTCTAGGCACACATGCCGCGCAGCAAAGTAGTGGGCCAAGCGCTCCCCATAAGGCTCAGAGCTGAACACTGCATCCACAGGGACCAGGCCCGGTGTGCTTTGTTGCGCAGCCTCGATGGTGCATTTCATGATGTCCACATGCGCTTGCCAGATCGCGTCATCAAGGTAGTCCACCGGCACATCGCCCAACGCACCGATCACTTGGATGTTAGGGTTCTCTTGCAGTGCGTCTTGCAACCATGCAACCCGGTTCGCTATGGAGATGCGCTCCGCACTTGCCCCAAGTACCAGCACAGTCACTGAAGCGCTGTGCTGGGACGCAGTACGCATCAGGTATTCGTGCCCCAGGTGCGGAGGGTAGAACTTGCCGATGACCAGGGAGTGTTGGAATGCGATCCGTTGCATAGACTCAAGCCGCACTCAAGTTGTTTGCTGGCGCTATTGAGCGTTGGGCGCGCTGCCAGTTACGCAAGCCATGGAAGCAGATGGCCAAGATAACAACATACAACACGGCAATCAGATACCACCCGCGGCTCCAATACAAAGGGATGGATACAAGGTCCACGGCGATCCACCAGTACCAGCTGGAGACCTGCCTGCGGTTCAGTTGCCATTGGGCGCACAGGCTGAATGCAGTGATCAACGCATACCTGGGGGGCGCGCTGCCGCGCAACTGTTCCAACACCGCCCACAACAGGACTGCCATGCCCAAGCCGGCAGCCAGCAACACCAATTGATCCCGCGCTGTCGTGCCATGGAACGCACTGCTTGCAGGCCCAAAGCGCCGGTGCCATTGAACCCAGCCTTGCGCTGACAGCACGACAAACACGACCTGCAACCCTGCATCGGCGAAGAGCCGCTGGTCTAGAAACACAACGCCCAGAATCAAGCTGTTGACGATGCCCCAAGGAAAGTTCCGGATGCTGGCTTTGGCTGTGAGCCAGACGCACAACAGCCCAGTGGCAAAGCCCAGTGCATCGCCTAGGGTCAAGCTGATGCTGCCCAGGGCAATGGACAGCTTCAACCAGGCGGCAAACTCCATGGAGATTGGTCCTATTCGGGTTTGTTGAAGATCTGGCGCAAATACGCCAAGAACGTGGCGTCTTCGCAAAGCGTTTTGCCGGGGGTGTCGGATAACTTGGCGGTGGGTTGGCCGTTGCAGCTCACCAGCTTCATCACGATGTTGAGTGGGTGCAGGCCCGTGTCATTGCTCAGGTTGGTCCCGATGCCAAAGCCTGTTTGCACGCGGTCTGCAAAGTGCTGGTGCAGTCGGATGGCGGTGGCAATGTCCAGGCCATCGGAGAACACTAGGCGTTTGTTGTTCGCATTGATCTTGAGCTTGGCATAGTGGGTCAGCGCTTTCTCACCCCACACGACTGGGTCTCCACTGTCGTGGCGAAGACCATCAAAGAGCTTGGCGAAGTAGAGGTCGAAGTCGGCCAGGAAAGCGTCCATGCCGACCACATCGGTCAAGGCCGTGCCCAGGTCGCCTCGATACTCCTGCACCCAAGTTTCCAACGCGGCCTTTTGGAAACCCCGCAGCTGCACACCGGTAGCCTGAAAGGTTTGCAGGTATTCGTGCGCCATGGTGCCTATGGGAACCAGGTTGCACTCCTTGGCCAACAGCACGTTCGACGTACCTTTGAAGAACTGTGGTACCTCGCGCGCAAGGGTCTTCACCATCTCGGTTTGCCATGCGCCGGAGAAGCGCCTGCGCACACCGAAATCAAAAAACTCGAAGGGGTGCGTGGTACCGCCTAGGTTGATGCCACGGAGTTGTACGATCTTGGCTTGCAGGCGGGTTCTGGCCTCTGCCAAGAAAGGCTCCACACCACCGCGCAGTTGCGCCATACGGCGAAAGTACAGCTCATTGACGATGGCCAACACATAGATTTCAAAGCCCATGACATGGACTTGCGGCCCCTCGGCCACGATGTGCAGGGTATCGCCTTCGGTTGTGACATGGATAAATCGGCGCTGAAACTGGAACAAGCGCAAGAAGTCGATGTAGTCCGACCGCAAGAATCGCAGACCACCCAGATATCGCAACTCGTCCTCGGTAAAGCGAAGCGCGCACAGCGCATCCAACTCTGCGTTGACCTCTGCAGCCAGTTCTGAGAGAGGAAACTCCGGTGCGTTGCGACACACAAAACGGTACTGCGCTTGGTTGGTGGGCATGGAATGCAGCATGGGTTGCTGCATGGTGAATTTGTAGAGGTCAGTCTCCAGCAGGCTGTGGATCACAAGGCTGGTAGGTTTGCTGGTGCTCACGTGAAATCCCTTTTCAATTCAAAGCAGCCTGTGCTTGAGCGGTGGTCATCAGCTCTGCGCCCCAGCGGGTGGCGCGTTCGATGAACGCTTGCTGGTCTGCCTCGAACCCGGTCACCGGGCTCATGCAGTCACTCAGCAGCACGATGCGGGGGCGGGGTCCCCCACTGCGGTCCAAATAGCGCATGAGCTGGTCTATGCTGGAGGCCACACAGTGGCTGCCCGCTTCGCCTGCCACAAACAGGGTGTCTACGCCTGCGGTGAGCTCTGCCGCCAATTCGGTATTGAACTGGGTGGATGCAACGCCAGCGTCTGGGGCATCAGCCTCAAACACGCCAAAGTGTTCGGTCAGCGGGTATTCGCCTTTGAGTACCTTTCGCACCGCCCGTTGTTGGGCGAACTCCCAGCGGGCCAACTGCTCAGCCAGCGGGGCTGCGATGTTGTGGCCCCAAGTGCCGGTGACGCAGTGCACCGGCCACACCACCAAGCCCGGACGGCCAGCTTGTGCAAGCTGTGCCAGCATGGAGGTGACCTTGGGTGTGAGCAATGCGTCGCGTGGCAGCAATTTGCCGCTGGCTACATCGTTGCCAGTCACAAACGTGAAGGGGGCCGGTGCGCTGCCCTCGGCAGTTTTCCAAAATGTGGTGCGCTCCACGGCCACGCTGGGGTGCGAGTCCAGAGTGACCGTGATGCCATCCAACCCTGTGTTAGCAATGAAGTCTGCCAAGCGCAGCATGTCTGCATAGGCCCCGGCTACGGGCAGGGCAGCGCCGGGGATGTCGCAAAAGTCGTTTTGCGGATCAATGATGAGTAGCTTCTTCATGGCCTGGCTCCTGGTATATGGCTTTCGACTGCTGATGGCATCAGTCTAGCAAATATAAATGCAGGTTGCAATTAAATAATGTCATTGACAAAAATATTCATTAAAGTGTTTAATGAAACTAAATAAAATGAATGAATTCATGGTCACTCCCATTCTGACGGTGGATACCGTTCTGCTCACCATTGTTGACTCAGAGCTGTGCGTAGCCCTGCACCAGCGCGAGGCTGCGCCGTTTGCTGGTCATTGGGCCCTGCCAGGGGGCTTTATACACACCCACGAAGATGACTCCGCTAAGGCTGCCGCGGCTAGAGTGTTAGAGGTGAAAGCCGGGGTGCGGAGCCCCTACCTTGAGGAATTCGGAACCTTCTCGGGGCCGGTACGTGACCCGCGGGGCTGGTCGATGACGGTGGTGTACTTTGCATTGGTGCCTGTAGTGTCGCAAGCAGCCGCCATGTTTCCAGTGAATCAGTTACCGAACCTTCCATTCGACCACAGCCAGATTGTCTCCGGCGTGGTCCAAAGAGTGCGCAGCAAGGCCAGCTATTCATCGCTTCCCGTGTTTTTGTGCCCTACTGAGTTCACCATTGCTGAACTACATGCAACCTACGAGGTTGTGCAAAACGAAGCCATCAATATCGCGAATTTCCGCAGAAAACTGGCTGATTTAGACGTTTTGGAGCCCGTACCCGGCGCACTACGGACAGCAGGCCGCAGCCGCCCTAGTCAAATCTACAGGCTAAAAAAACGATACAAAGATGCTTTATCCGTAAGAGAACGGGGCATTTAAAACCGCGCAAGAGAACCGGCATTACTTTGCTGGAGTCCCTGCCAACTCCAGCTGCATCACGATCATGTTGACTAACGTCGCTACAGAGGGGCGCCCTGTTTCCATGACGAAATGCGCTGTTTCTCGATACAAGGGGTCGCGCACCGCAAACAAGTCGCGCATTTTTCCCAAAGGGTCAGCAACTTGCAAAAGAGGTCTGCTTTGGTCATGTCGCAATCGCCGATACAGTTCGTCTGGATTGGACTTCAAATAAACGACAGGGCCACTTCGGTGCAGAGCATGTCGATTATTGGTTCTCAGCACCACCCCACCACCCGTAGACAAAACACAAGAAGGTCCCGCAACCAACTCTGCAATGACCTGTTCTTCGAGATCCCTGAACGGCGCCTCACCGTGTTGCTCAAAGTATGTTCGAATTGGGATGCCAATCCGAACTTCAATGACTTGGTCTGAATCCTGAAAAGGTAACTGGAGGCGTCTGGCAAGTTGCCGGCCTACGGTGGTTTTTCCGGAGCCTGGCAGCCCTACTAAACTAACTATCAAAGCAATACCACTAACGAAGCTAAAGTAACTTATCGACCCAAGGCCTTCTCAGCCAGCATTTTTGGGGTGATAAACACCAGCATTTCGCGCTTTGTTGTAGAGCGTGACTTGTTCTTAAACAAGATTCCCAATCCAGGTAGGTCCCCAAAGAATGGGACCTTGGTCTCGCTCTCAGTTTGGTCTTCAGTGAAGATTCCGCCAATGACGACAGTTCCACCGTTCTCCACCAACACCTGCGTTTTGACATGCTTAGTGTCAATTGCAAATCCCGCAGGTGTGGACTGGCCGACCGTATCCTTTGAAACATCGAGATCGAGAATCACATTGCCATCCGGTGTGATTTGAGGCGTTACTTCAAGCTTCAAATTCGCTTTACGAAACGCAATGGAAGTCGCTCCACTCGAAGAAGCAACCTGGTAAGGCAGCTCAGTACCTTGCTCGATAATTGCGGGCTTCTGATCCGCGGTTACAACGCGAGGACTAGAAACAACTTTGCCTTTTCCGTCAGCCTCAAGCGCAGAGATTTCTAGATTCAAAAACGGCCCGGCACCCGCCCCAAATAAAGACACTGCAAAACTGGCCGCGTTGCTAGAGCCCAATGCCCCAGTCGACGGTAGGTTTACAAAATTGCCGGAAGTTGTTCCTTGCGCACCAGCAACATAGCTCGATCCAATTGCACCTCTGAATGGGCCTCCAGAGTCGGCACCAACGTCAATGACTTGCCCACCACCGCCCAGCTTAACACCCAAAGATTTACCAAAACTATCAGAAGCCTCGACAATGCGCGCCTCAATCAAGACTTGACGAACGGAAACGTCAATCTTGCCGATCAGCTGCTCCACTTGCTCCAATTTGCTTGGGATGTCGGTGACAAAGAGTTGGTTGGTTCTAGTTTCCGAAATCACACTTCCGCGCGCACTCAAAATAGCCTTCGCCCCAGCACCGCCCCCACCGGTCAAACCAGCCGCTATTTCTGTGGCTTTGGCATAGTTGATCTGAAATGACTGCGTCCTCAACGGCTCCAAACTCTGAACTGCAGTCGCAGATTCGAGCTCAAGTTTCTCCTTAGCTGCGAGTTCGTCCTTAGGCGCAATCAGTAGTACGTTTCCTGTTTTGCGCATGCCAAGATTTTTTGACTGCAAGATGATATCCAAGGCTTGATCCCACGGCACATCTTGCAAGCGCAAGGTGACTGCACCCGAAACAGCATCTGAAGTAATAATGTTGAAATTGGTGAAGTCAGCTATCACTTGCAAAAGGGAGCGTACTTCAATGTTTTGGAAGTTCAAAGAAAGCTTTTGCCCAGTATAGCCAACGCCTTGCGTGAGCTTTTTGGGGTCGACTTTGATTTCCTTGACTTCAATGACGAATTGCTCATCGCTTTGGTAGGCGCTATGCTCCCATTGCCCTTGGGGCTCAATGACCATCCGAACACGATCCCCCGTTTGGAAGGTTGTTACGGTCTTAACAGGGGTCCCAAAGTCAGACACATCCAATCGACGCCGCAGCCCCTCTGGCAAAGTAGACTTCATAAACTCAACCACCAACGATTGCCCTTGCTGACGAATATCAACCCCCACTTGGTTGTTGGGCAAGCTGACTACGACACGTCCTGCACCATCAGCCGTTCGCCTAAAGTCCAGATCTTTCAATGGCGCGGAATCTCTAGCCTTACTTTCGGAGAACGAGGGCGCCGTCGCTGAACTGGCAGGTACAGCGCCAACAGGGTCCAAAACTACCAACAGAGACTTCCCTTGAATCTCCGCCCTATAAGCCGCAGCTTGCTTGAGATTAAGCACTACACGTGTGCGCTCGCCTGCCTGCACCACACTGACGGACTTCAAATTGCCTTGGTTTATTTCTACGCTGGACCGTCCCATTGAATTTCCAACGCCGGGAAAATCCAATGCAATACGCGCAGGAGATTGAATTGAAAAACCCGTTGGAACCGCGCTCAACGGTTGACTTAAATCGATTCGAACGACCTCCGAACCACCTTGTACCGAACCAGTCACCGACTCAATGGCGACTTGTGCGTAGGAATTCAACGCAATGAATCCAGTGAAAACCACAGACCCCAACTTAGCAAGCATGCCCATATACAACTGATATACATTTCTCATTTAGAACCTTCTTTCAGCTGCAGTGTCGCAATACGTTCCGTCCACTCTCCAACAGCATCTTGCACAATCTCTCTAAGCGTTACTTCTGTTTCATTGATCTTCGTCACCTTACCAAAGTTTTGGCCTAGGTAATTGCCAACCTTCACTTGGTATAGAAGTTGATCTACCTTCACTAAAGCAATCGGTTGACTAGCTCTAAAGATACTCCCCACCAAACTCATGCTATCCAGAGGAAATCCCTCCAGTGGCTCTTTACGCCTTGCCAATTCGGGAGCAACTAGGGCCCCATTCGCTGCTACTTGAGCGGATTCTTTTTTCAGTGCTTGCGTTAACTTTTGGCTGCTGAATGGCTCTGTGGATGCTGAGTTTGTATAGGCCTCTGGCACAAATTGCTTGGGGGCAGGTAGCGGTTTGACTTTCGGTCTCGCCTGGTTTTTTTCGTCAACCATCCATTGGCGTATTTCATCTTCTTGCGCGGCCCCACATGCGGATAGCAACAAGATGAGAAGTAAAACAAAAGATAAACGCACCATCACTTCTTCGCTCCAGCAGCTGATTTTTGAGAAGCGACCTCATTGGCATCCAAATATCTAAATGTCTTTGCAACCGCATCCATGGTCAATGTACCATCTGCGCGAGGTGCAATGTTTAAACCGTTTAAGGTCACAATACGTGACAAGTGTGCAATATCAGACGCAAAAGCACCTAGGTCATGGTATCTTCCGCTCACCTTAATTGTGATGGGGAGTTCTGCATAATACTCTTTGACGGCAATTTGGCCGGGGCGAAATAGGTCAAATTGCAAACTCCTACCTATACCGGCTTGGTTGATATCCGACAACAAGGCATCCATTTCAGCTTTACTAGGCAGCTGTTTTTCTAGTTGAGTCACATATTGCTCAACTTGCTCTCTCTGCTTCTTCAGAACATCCAAATTAACAGCCTTAGTTAACTTCGTCCTGTATTCCTCACGTAGCTTCACTTCTTTTTCAGCTTCTTGTTGCAAGACCTCTTGTGACGAACTGAGCCAAGCAAACCATAGTACGATCACAACAGCTATCGAGGAGGCTGCAAAAAGCGCCATTCTCGGCACTATTGGCCATAGCACCGGATCTTTAGGATCCAAATCACGAAACTGTCCGAGCAACTGGTTCTGCAGAGCTGCCAAATCGATGCTGCTTGATTCTTTTTTTGCCATGACCATTTCTATTTTTTAACCGCGGGGTTGGGCGTCTTTTCACTTGGAATAGATGCCTCCGCTTTGGCTAACGCTTGCTCCGCTTCGCTCGCCCTCATCAGCCTAAACTTGATTGTAAAGTTCGCTACTTTTCTTGAGTCTTTAGGACTCAAAGCGACGGATCCCGACACAATTTCAATCAGTTCTGGCTTGCTGAACCACGGTGTATTATCCGAAAGCTTGCGAAGCAACTCTGAAACCCGCTCATTCGACTGAGCTGAACCAGTAATTGCAATAATCTGGTCAATTTGAGCCATCTTATTGATGTAAACACCATCTGGCAGCTGATTAACCAACTCTGTAAGTAGATGGACCGGCAAATTTCTATCTGACTGCAAGTCTTCCACAGCCTGTTGGCGTGCTCGCAAGGCAGCAATTTCCGATTCAAGTCCAGCAATATCTTTGATCTGGCTGTCGAGTTTTGCAATCTCGGACGAAAGCACCCCATTACTATTTTGTTGCACAGCAATCGCTGCTTGGTACCAAAGGAATACGGCTCCTGCTATAACGCCACCAAACAATGCCGATGCGCCCAAGGAAACATTAAAAAGATCACGTCTGCGCTTTCTAGCAGCTTCCCGATGGGGCAATAGATTGATGAGAATCATTGACTGAATCTCCTCAACGCCAAACCACAAGATGTAAGGTACGACGGCGCCTCACGTGTCATACGCTTTAATTTGACAGAGTCCCCAATTTCCATTCCATCGAACGGATTTAGAAGACTACATGGAAATGAACTTTGCTGAGTTACGGCTACAGTAAGACCAGGCAGCGCTGCCGATCCACCTGCGAGCAAGATATAGTCCACTCTATTGTGAGGGGTGCTGGTGAAGAAAAACTGCAATGCGCGACCCAGCTCTTGGACCATTGTCTCGATAAATGGTTTTAAGACCATCGCATCGTAGTCTTCGGGCAATTCCCCGCTGCGCTTTTTGGCCTCCGCTTCTTCCATTGAAAAGCCATACTGGCGCACAATCAATTGCGTTAATTGTGCGCCGCCAAAGGCCTGATCACGATCGTAAAGCACCTCTTCATCACGCAGCACTTGCATGCTCGTTGTCATTGCGCCAATTTCAAACAAGGCGACAATAAGTCCTGCACCTTGATTGGGCAAATTAGAGATCAAGCGCCCTGCGGCCAAGCGTGAAGCATACGACTCCACATCAACAATAACAGGGGTCAGTCCGGCGGCTTCGGCCAATCCTTGTATATCTTGCACCTTTTCCCTCCTCGATGCAGCGATCAGGACCTCAACATCACCCGCAGAGGTGGCACTGGGCCCAATGACACAAAAGTCAAGACTCACTTCATCAAGAGGAAATGGAATGTATTGATTAGCTTCTGTCTCCACCTGTTGTTCTAGCTCTTGCTCAGACAGTCCACCCAAAAGAATGATCTTTTTTGTTATGACCGCCGATGGTGGCAACGCCATAGCGACGTTCTTAGTTTTCGTGCCACTTTTCTTGACTAGTCGACGCAGCGCCTCAGCCACTTCATCGAACTTTTCTATGTTGCCGTCGACAATCCAACCTCGATCTAGAGGCTCAATGGCGCAGTGCTCCAATACTAGGTTGCCGGCTTTGTCTTGCCCTAGCTCCACTAGCTTAACGCTAGACGAACTAATATCCAGTCCTAACATAGGAGCTGGTTTACGACTGAATAACGACCCCAACGAGATCAAAAGCATCTCCTAGCTACAAAGACCGTTCGACGGCCACTCTTAAGAAACCACTTGAATGTTATCAGTAAGACCTTTGTTCACCAAAGACTTTTATGGTTTCAAGTTGTATTTGCCGTTGCCGAAAGTGGACTACAACCTGTGCACTTTGTCGAGAACTTCACCATTGACCCTCGTGTTAAACACATACATCAACGAAGCTGAAGGTTGATGTTGGCACAGCTTTCGTATTTCTATAATTCCTTTTCTGAATCAAACACTGGTGGACGTGAAAATTGACCAATACTACAAGCCCCAAGACCCCACCAGCAACACTTGTTAGCTTGCTTGTACGGGGACTGATATGGGTATGCGGGCTGACAGCTGCCGGTGTATTGGCGTTGGTAGCTGTGATTGCAATGGCCTTGGCGGTTGCATACCCTAACCTGCCAGATATTTCAGATCTTCTGGACTACAGACCTAAGCTGCCTCTGCGGGTGTTTTCCGCAGAGGGCGACCTGCTTGCCGAGTTCGGCGAGGAGCGGAGACACCTCACCCCCATCAAAGAAATCCCCAAAGTGATGATCGACGCCGTTCTGGCCATCGAAGACTCAGAGTTTTATCAGCATGGTGGCGTTTCTTACAAGGGATTCGTGAGAGCTGCAATCGCCAACCTTGGGCGATCCAAAAGCCAAGGCGCCTCAACGATCACGATGCAAGTGGCCAGAAACGTGTATCTCAGCGCTGAGAAGAACTACATGCGCAAGATCTATGAAATTCTGCTGACGTTCAAGCTCGAGCATTTGCTCAACAAGGATCAAATCCTTGAAATTTACATGAACCAAATTTTTTTAGGCAATCGGGCCTATGGATTTGCTGCAGCAGCAGATGCCTATTTTGGCAAACCGCTTAAGGAAATAACGATTGCGGAAGCTGCTATGTTGGCTGGATTGCCCAAGGCTCCTTCAGCCTACAACCCTATAGTCAATCCCAAGCGCGCGCGCGTTAGACAGCTGCACATTATCGATCGCATGCTAGAAAATGGATTCATCACGGCACAACAAGCGGAAACCGCCCGGACGCAGGATCTAAAGCTAAATAGCCCCTCCAGTGCGACCCGAGTCCATGCCGAATACGTCACCGAGATGGTTCGCCAATTGATGTATGCGCAGTATGGGGAAGAGACCTACACCAGAGGGCTTGACGTGCAGACCACCTTAAGCAGCTCAAACCAAGATGCCGCATATAGGGCGTTGCGCCGCGGGATTATGGATTTTGAACGCCGTCAGGTCTATCGTGGTCCAGAGAAGTTTATTGCTTTGCCCAGTACACAGTCTGAAAGAGACGATGCGATTGATGAGGCTCTGGATGAACATCCTGATAATGGCGATGTACTTTCAGCAGTTGTTCTAGAAGCGGATGCCAAGCAGATCAAGGCAATTCGGCAAAACGGTGAGTTAGTTGAGATCAGCGGAGATGGATTGAAGCCTGCCCAGTCAGGCCTATCAGACAAAGCGCCGCCGAATATCAAGATTCGCAAAGGTGCAGTGATACGAGTAACGAAGACTAGCAAAGGCACATGGGAGATAACTCAATTGCCTGAAGTCGAAGGCGCATTTGTCGCCATCGATCCACGCGATGGTTCGATCAAAGCCCTTGTTGGAGGATTTGACTTTGCCAAAAACAAATTCAATCACGTAACCCAAGCTTGGCGACAACCTGGATCAAGCTTCAAGCCGTTCATTTATTCCGCAGCATTGGAAAAAGGATTCACCCCTGCTACGGTCATCAACGATGCACCGTTATTTTTCGATGCCAGCGTTACAGGTGGCCAACCTTGGGAGCCTAAGAATTACGACGGAACCTTTGAGGGCCCCATGACCATCCGTCGTGGATTGGCAAAGTCCAAGAACATGATTTCCATTCAAGTCTTGCAATCTATTGGCCCTCAATATGCACAAGACTGGATCACAAAGTTTGGCTTTGAAGCGGAGCGGCATCCGGCCTATTTGACAATGGCGCTAGGGGCGGGATCAGTGACCCCAATGCAAATGGCCACGGGCTATTCGGTATTTGCAAATGGCGGCTACCGCGTTAACCCGTGGTTGGTCACACAGGTTAAGGAACAACGAGGAAAGGTCTTGGTAGGAGCCAAGACCCCCTCACTAGACGAGACGTCAAGAGCCATTGATGCACGCAATGCATTCATGATGACC is from Rhodoferax aquaticus and encodes:
- the pilQ gene encoding type IV pilus secretin PilQ, whose translation is MRNVYQLYMGMLAKLGSVVFTGFIALNSYAQVAIESVTGSVQGGSEVVRIDLSQPLSAVPTGFSIQSPARIALDFPGVGNSMGRSSVEINQGNLKSVSVVQAGERTRVVLNLKQAAAYRAEIQGKSLLVVLDPVGAVPASSATAPSFSESKARDSAPLKDLDFRRTADGAGRVVVSLPNNQVGVDIRQQGQSLVVEFMKSTLPEGLRRRLDVSDFGTPVKTVTTFQTGDRVRMVIEPQGQWEHSAYQSDEQFVIEVKEIKVDPKKLTQGVGYTGQKLSLNFQNIEVRSLLQVIADFTNFNIITSDAVSGAVTLRLQDVPWDQALDIILQSKNLGMRKTGNVLLIAPKDELAAKEKLELESATAVQSLEPLRTQSFQINYAKATEIAAGLTGGGGAGAKAILSARGSVISETRTNQLFVTDIPSKLEQVEQLIGKIDVSVRQVLIEARIVEASDSFGKSLGVKLGGGGQVIDVGADSGGPFRGAIGSSYVAGAQGTTSGNFVNLPSTGALGSSNAASFAVSLFGAGAGPFLNLEISALEADGKGKVVSSPRVVTADQKPAIIEQGTELPYQVASSSGATSIAFRKANLKLEVTPQITPDGNVILDLDVSKDTVGQSTPAGFAIDTKHVKTQVLVENGGTVVIGGIFTEDQTESETKVPFFGDLPGLGILFKNKSRSTTKREMLVFITPKMLAEKALGR
- the pncB gene encoding nicotinate phosphoribosyltransferase, with translation MQQPMLHSMPTNQAQYRFVCRNAPEFPLSELAAEVNAELDALCALRFTEDELRYLGGLRFLRSDYIDFLRLFQFQRRFIHVTTEGDTLHIVAEGPQVHVMGFEIYVLAIVNELYFRRMAQLRGGVEPFLAEARTRLQAKIVQLRGINLGGTTHPFEFFDFGVRRRFSGAWQTEMVKTLAREVPQFFKGTSNVLLAKECNLVPIGTMAHEYLQTFQATGVQLRGFQKAALETWVQEYRGDLGTALTDVVGMDAFLADFDLYFAKLFDGLRHDSGDPVVWGEKALTHYAKLKINANNKRLVFSDGLDIATAIRLHQHFADRVQTGFGIGTNLSNDTGLHPLNIVMKLVSCNGQPTAKLSDTPGKTLCEDATFLAYLRQIFNKPE
- a CDS encoding pilus assembly protein PilP; amino-acid sequence: MVRLSFVLLLILLLSACGAAQEDEIRQWMVDEKNQARPKVKPLPAPKQFVPEAYTNSASTEPFSSQKLTQALKKESAQVAANGALVAPELARRKEPLEGFPLDSMSLVGSIFRASQPIALVKVDQLLYQVKVGNYLGQNFGKVTKINETEVTLREIVQDAVGEWTERIATLQLKEGSK
- a CDS encoding NUDIX hydrolase, with amino-acid sequence MVTPILTVDTVLLTIVDSELCVALHQREAAPFAGHWALPGGFIHTHEDDSAKAAAARVLEVKAGVRSPYLEEFGTFSGPVRDPRGWSMTVVYFALVPVVSQAAAMFPVNQLPNLPFDHSQIVSGVVQRVRSKASYSSLPVFLCPTEFTIAELHATYEVVQNEAINIANFRRKLADLDVLEPVPGALRTAGRSRPSQIYRLKKRYKDALSVRERGI
- the pnuC gene encoding nicotinamide riboside transporter PnuC, which encodes MEFAAWLKLSIALGSISLTLGDALGFATGLLCVWLTAKASIRNFPWGIVNSLILGVVFLDQRLFADAGLQVVFVVLSAQGWVQWHRRFGPASSAFHGTTARDQLVLLAAGLGMAVLLWAVLEQLRGSAPPRYALITAFSLCAQWQLNRRQVSSWYWWIAVDLVSIPLYWSRGWYLIAVLYVVILAICFHGLRNWQRAQRSIAPANNLSAA
- a CDS encoding PilN domain-containing protein codes for the protein MILINLLPHREAARKRRRDLFNVSLGASALFGGVIAGAVFLWYQAAIAVQQNSNGVLSSEIAKLDSQIKDIAGLESEIAALRARQQAVEDLQSDRNLPVHLLTELVNQLPDGVYINKMAQIDQIIAITGSAQSNERVSELLRKLSDNTPWFSKPELIEIVSGSVALSPKDSRKVANFTIKFRLMRASEAEQALAKAEASIPSEKTPNPAVKK
- a CDS encoding type 4a pilus biogenesis protein PilO, which encodes MAKKESSSIDLAALQNQLLGQFRDLDPKDPVLWPIVPRMALFAASSIAVVIVLWFAWLSSSQEVLQQEAEKEVKLREEYRTKLTKAVNLDVLKKQREQVEQYVTQLEKQLPSKAEMDALLSDINQAGIGRSLQFDLFRPGQIAVKEYYAELPITIKVSGRYHDLGAFASDIAHLSRIVTLNGLNIAPRADGTLTMDAVAKTFRYLDANEVASQKSAAGAKK
- a CDS encoding isochorismatase family protein; the protein is MKKLLIIDPQNDFCDIPGAALPVAGAYADMLRLADFIANTGLDGITVTLDSHPSVAVERTTFWKTAEGSAPAPFTFVTGNDVASGKLLPRDALLTPKVTSMLAQLAQAGRPGLVVWPVHCVTGTWGHNIAAPLAEQLARWEFAQQRAVRKVLKGEYPLTEHFGVFEADAPDAGVASTQFNTELAAELTAGVDTLFVAGEAGSHCVASSIDQLMRYLDRSGGPRPRIVLLSDCMSPVTGFEADQQAFIERATRWGAELMTTAQAQAALN
- a CDS encoding AAA family ATPase, whose protein sequence is MQRIAFQHSLVIGKFYPPHLGHEYLMRTASQHSASVTVLVLGASAERISIANRVAWLQDALQENPNIQVIGALGDVPVDYLDDAIWQAHVDIMKCTIEAAQQSTPGLVPVDAVFSSEPYGERLAHYFAARHVCLDQSRSLYPVSGTAVRADVPGQWHMLSPAVQAGLALRVVVVGAESTGTTTLSQDLAKSLRQQGGVWSQTRWVAEYGREYSAKLLALAKAANPRATALNSDWRSSDFEHIARTQCALEEQAARHGCTVLVCDTDALATCIWHERHMGQHSDALAAIAKAMPPRALYVLTSEVDVPFEDDGLRDGEHLRCWMNQRFRDVLTAQSVPWLEVTGSPEERCRAAMQALAERQTNAHSFAAISNTP
- a CDS encoding shikimate kinase, with translation MIVSLVGLPGSGKTTVGRQLARRLQLPFQDSDQVIEVRIGIPIRTYFEQHGEAPFRDLEEQVIAELVAGPSCVLSTGGGVVLRTNNRHALHRSGPVVYLKSNPDELYRRLRHDQSRPLLQVADPLGKMRDLFAVRDPLYRETAHFVMETGRPSVATLVNMIVMQLELAGTPAK